Proteins from a genomic interval of Sphingobacterium sp. SYP-B4668:
- a CDS encoding SusC/RagA family TonB-linked outer membrane protein, translating to MEKTKEKLWLLLLFVTIPLFSLAQKQVTGVVKNATNGEPIEGVSVFRDNISVTSSNANGEFQLQASVGDNLKFSFVGKTPVDYVVDARNIIEILMYDDGSSLEEVTVVAFGTQKKSSVVGAITTVKASDLRVPASNLTSAFAGRIPGVISYQTSGEPGADNAQFFIRGVTTFGYQTSPLILIDGFESTTDNLARMQPDDIESFSILKDASATVLYGARGANGIIMVTTKGGREGPVSLNARVDVNIASPTRMIDMVDGVQYMQLYNQARLTRDPILGPYYSQQKIQSTIDGENPMIYPNIDWYNTLLKNYTTNTKANININGGGQVATYYVSGGFDKETGLLKVDDKNNFNNNININRFFIRSNVIFKLTKTTTLDTRITGRFERYNGPFQSASNIFRMVMNSNPVDFPAYYAPDAKNEFTEHILFGNTYAGGALKANPYAEMVRGYEDRNESSIIAQATLSQDLGFLTEGLKIQGKASVSTWSKYSATRSYSPYYYDLENYNQITGEYSLYALNPTTGQAYLGDVIPGRDANGHYYFEARLNWNRSFGDHNLGAMTVGMMEEKVLTAGNSQSIYETLPERNMGNSGRLTYDFSNKYFAEFAYGFNGSEKFTGQRRYGFFPSAGGGWLISNESFFEPLKPAISTLKLRGTWGLVGNDAIDGRSGRFFYLSDISLGGAGYRWGTSFMNSYNGYTVNRYANPDITWEQSEKWNLGLEMNFLGESLKFQGDFFKDVRSKIYMRRENFPSSAGLEASISGNVGKVSSQGFDGSLDYQKFFGTDFWLSGRANFTYAVNKYLELDEKDYSDTYLKRIGHNLNQQWGLVAERLFVDEYEIQNSPKQDFGEYMAGDIKYKDINGDGIVNDNDRISMGYPTVPEIQYGFGMSMGYKEFDFSFFFQGNKNVSFFINSTAESNPSTGSYGIAPFANRRNALSIIAEDYWSETNPNIHAFWPRLSTEPIANNVRQSSWWLRDGSFIRLKSLELGFSPKNLKRFGFGKGSRIYFSGENLFVFSPFKLWDPEVGRNGLGYPPNKRFNVGIQLAY from the coding sequence ATGGAAAAAACCAAAGAAAAGTTGTGGCTTCTTTTGTTGTTTGTTACTATTCCTCTTTTTTCGCTCGCTCAAAAGCAAGTTACTGGTGTTGTCAAAAATGCTACTAACGGAGAGCCGATTGAAGGAGTTTCTGTATTCAGGGACAACATTTCAGTGACATCAAGTAATGCGAACGGCGAATTCCAACTCCAGGCCAGTGTTGGGGATAATTTGAAATTCAGTTTTGTCGGTAAAACACCGGTAGATTATGTTGTAGATGCGCGCAACATTATTGAAATTCTCATGTACGATGATGGAAGTAGCCTAGAAGAAGTGACCGTTGTCGCATTTGGAACGCAGAAGAAATCTAGTGTTGTTGGCGCAATTACCACGGTAAAAGCTTCTGACCTAAGGGTTCCAGCATCCAATCTTACAAGTGCTTTTGCGGGTAGAATACCAGGAGTTATTTCTTATCAGACCTCAGGCGAGCCGGGGGCTGACAATGCTCAATTCTTTATTAGAGGGGTGACAACCTTTGGGTATCAAACGTCGCCTTTGATTCTTATCGACGGTTTCGAATCTACTACAGACAATTTGGCCCGGATGCAGCCAGATGATATCGAGAGTTTCTCTATATTGAAGGATGCGTCAGCAACGGTATTGTACGGAGCGAGAGGTGCCAACGGTATTATCATGGTGACCACGAAAGGCGGACGAGAGGGCCCAGTGTCTCTAAATGCTAGAGTAGATGTTAACATAGCATCGCCTACACGAATGATTGACATGGTAGACGGTGTTCAATATATGCAACTGTACAATCAAGCTCGATTAACTCGCGATCCTATTCTAGGGCCTTACTATTCGCAACAGAAAATCCAATCCACGATTGATGGTGAGAATCCCATGATCTACCCCAATATTGATTGGTATAATACCTTGCTGAAAAACTATACCACTAATACCAAGGCTAATATCAATATTAATGGGGGAGGGCAAGTGGCAACATATTACGTATCAGGTGGTTTTGATAAGGAAACTGGTCTTTTGAAAGTGGACGATAAGAACAATTTTAATAACAATATTAATATTAATCGATTTTTTATACGGTCTAATGTGATTTTCAAATTAACCAAGACCACCACGCTCGACACCAGGATAACGGGACGATTTGAACGATACAACGGGCCATTTCAATCTGCCAGCAATATCTTTAGAATGGTGATGAATAGCAATCCCGTTGATTTCCCTGCGTATTATGCGCCAGATGCGAAAAACGAGTTTACTGAACACATCTTGTTCGGTAATACTTATGCGGGAGGAGCACTGAAGGCCAATCCATATGCCGAAATGGTACGTGGCTATGAAGATCGGAATGAAAGTAGTATTATTGCGCAGGCCACTCTTTCGCAGGATTTAGGATTTCTTACGGAAGGTTTAAAAATTCAAGGAAAGGCTTCTGTGAGTACCTGGAGCAAATACTCGGCAACACGAAGTTATTCCCCTTATTACTACGATTTGGAGAACTACAATCAGATTACGGGAGAGTATAGTCTGTATGCATTAAATCCAACTACCGGACAGGCGTATCTTGGGGATGTAATCCCTGGAAGAGATGCCAATGGCCATTACTACTTTGAAGCCCGATTGAATTGGAATAGAAGCTTTGGTGACCATAATTTGGGAGCTATGACGGTCGGTATGATGGAAGAGAAGGTCTTGACTGCGGGAAATAGTCAATCTATTTACGAGACATTACCTGAGCGGAATATGGGTAATTCGGGACGTTTGACATATGATTTTAGCAATAAATATTTTGCAGAGTTTGCTTATGGATTCAACGGGTCCGAAAAATTCACGGGACAACGGAGATATGGATTTTTCCCTTCAGCCGGAGGAGGGTGGTTGATTTCGAATGAAAGTTTCTTTGAGCCACTCAAACCGGCGATTAGTACCTTGAAATTGCGCGGTACATGGGGATTGGTTGGTAACGATGCTATCGATGGTAGATCAGGTAGGTTTTTCTATTTATCTGATATCTCACTAGGCGGAGCGGGCTATCGCTGGGGCACCAGTTTTATGAATTCATACAACGGCTATACGGTAAATCGCTATGCGAATCCGGATATTACTTGGGAGCAATCTGAGAAATGGAACTTAGGTCTGGAAATGAATTTCTTAGGAGAGTCATTGAAGTTTCAAGGAGATTTCTTTAAAGATGTCAGAAGTAAGATTTATATGAGAAGAGAGAATTTCCCTTCTTCTGCAGGTTTGGAGGCGAGTATAAGTGGTAACGTTGGAAAGGTAAGTTCGCAGGGATTTGATGGTTCATTGGACTATCAAAAGTTCTTCGGAACTGATTTTTGGCTCTCTGGAAGGGCAAATTTCACCTACGCTGTAAACAAATATCTTGAACTTGATGAAAAAGACTATTCTGATACCTATTTGAAGCGGATTGGGCATAACCTCAACCAACAATGGGGGCTTGTAGCCGAAAGACTTTTTGTTGATGAATATGAAATACAGAATTCTCCAAAGCAAGATTTTGGAGAATATATGGCTGGTGATATCAAATACAAGGATATCAATGGAGATGGGATCGTCAATGATAACGATAGAATTTCGATGGGATATCCTACTGTACCGGAGATTCAGTATGGTTTCGGAATGTCTATGGGGTATAAGGAGTTTGATTTTTCCTTCTTCTTTCAGGGAAATAAGAATGTATCCTTCTTTATTAACTCCACAGCAGAATCCAATCCTAGTACTGGCTCTTATGGTATAGCCCCTTTTGCCAACCGTAGAAATGCGCTATCAATTATAGCAGAAGACTATTGGAGTGAGACCAATCCTAATATCCACGCTTTTTGGCCGCGCTTGTCTACGGAACCAATCGCAAACAATGTTCGCCAATCCTCTTGGTGGCTGCGGGATGGATCATTCATTAGGCTTAAGTCATTAGAGCTGGGTTTCAGTCCCAAAAATTTGAAACGATTCGGATTTGGTAAGGGAAGCCGTATTTATTTCAGCGGGGAAAATCTCTTTGTCTTCAGCCCATTCAAACTTTGGGATCCAGAAGTGGGAAGAAATGGATTGGGATACCCTCCAAACAAGAGATTTAATGTAGGAATTCAATTAGCGTATTAA
- a CDS encoding FN3 domain-containing metallophosphoesterase family protein translates to MKHSKLKYYVLYWIVLTCVQVNAQESIKLSHMPFIQGLTEQSVSIIWTSNKPATGWVELAPDDSSHFYHKERPKFFASAYGFKKVGTLHQVTLSHLKPGTRYRYRVYSQEVLKHEGVNVQYGKVVASDVYKKAPLAFRTLGNASSTHFTVVNDIHGRNEVLDKLLDLGDMKTSDFVIFNGDMVDNLLSEEQMYTGFMDLAIQKFASEKPMFYARGNHETRGPFAIEYPRYFPTPTGKLYYQFRHGHTGVIVLDCGEDKPDTDIEYSGIVEMDNYRTEQAEWLKQAVQDPSFRDAKYKIVICHMPPFGGWHGEQDILEKFVPILNDAGTQIMLSGHLHRHIIKPTSAMVKFPIIVNSNNNVLRVDLTDTEGTFKILDQQGKLVDQVNLKPLN, encoded by the coding sequence ATGAAACATAGTAAATTAAAATACTACGTCCTCTACTGGATAGTACTCACTTGTGTTCAAGTCAATGCACAGGAGTCTATTAAATTGTCTCACATGCCCTTTATACAGGGGCTTACCGAGCAATCGGTCTCTATCATTTGGACCAGTAATAAGCCGGCCACAGGTTGGGTGGAGTTGGCTCCCGATGATTCAAGCCATTTCTACCATAAAGAGCGACCTAAGTTTTTTGCATCTGCCTATGGGTTTAAAAAGGTCGGCACACTGCATCAGGTGACCTTGAGTCATCTTAAACCTGGTACGCGTTATCGTTATCGCGTCTACAGTCAGGAGGTATTGAAGCATGAAGGGGTCAATGTACAATATGGCAAAGTAGTTGCGAGTGATGTCTATAAGAAAGCACCACTTGCCTTTCGAACGTTAGGAAATGCAAGCTCAACTCATTTTACCGTGGTCAATGATATTCATGGTCGCAATGAAGTATTGGACAAACTGTTAGACTTGGGCGATATGAAGACTAGTGATTTTGTGATTTTTAATGGGGATATGGTGGATAATCTGCTTAGTGAGGAGCAGATGTATACTGGGTTCATGGACTTAGCTATCCAAAAATTTGCGAGTGAAAAACCCATGTTTTATGCCCGAGGAAATCATGAAACGCGCGGACCATTTGCAATTGAATACCCTCGTTATTTCCCAACACCTACCGGAAAGTTGTATTATCAATTCAGGCATGGCCATACAGGTGTTATTGTGTTGGATTGTGGTGAAGATAAGCCCGATACAGATATTGAATATAGTGGTATCGTCGAAATGGATAATTATCGTACCGAGCAGGCCGAGTGGTTAAAGCAAGCCGTACAAGACCCTTCATTTAGGGATGCGAAATATAAAATCGTAATTTGTCATATGCCCCCCTTTGGAGGTTGGCACGGTGAGCAGGATATTCTCGAAAAATTTGTTCCAATATTGAATGATGCGGGAACACAGATCATGCTATCTGGCCACTTGCATCGACATATAATCAAGCCAACCTCCGCAATGGTTAAATTTCCGATTATCGTCAATTCCAATAATAATGTGTTGCGGGTAGACTTGACAGATACAGAAGGGACCTTTAAGATATTGGATCAGCAGGGCAAATTGGTGGATCAAGTCAATCTCAAGCCCCTTAATTGA
- a CDS encoding TlpA family protein disulfide reductase, whose protein sequence is MYRKITTLVSMIFFCVAVYAANRETIVTGKITGWTGGKATVSYQEYALLSAQQSQDVEIDEDGKFRFELSITGPTRAFLMLGSTPVEEQFTLKKGDGQDTTMTTNTKRPEMVFLYLMPKAKQDVQLTLGDIQNSLRITGRNNTDSYYLNAEDWQFNQYKDKHLKNYFAYVQFDPVQYEVYVKEREGQRMEFFKKYVKEHKVSTHLRHVSEWTIYADAIMAKMLYPNMRRTYRNDSFGPGDGYYDFLQSVKIDDTKMDKGIAYFYFLDYYLKESFKQKGSKGDYFDFVADRISDRALYEYYAFALQSNFKRKLYEKFGTKSPYPDLAKKVKVKYQPMEGMLEGNPAPSVILQETTGTTLSFESWRGKYIYIDLWATWCGPCIAEIPSLKKLEHDYMDKNIVFVSISTDRQKDRQKWVDFVKNEKLEGVQVWLDEANNKQMAKAFNILQIPRFILLDDQGRIVDANAPRPSDKRIRDIFDKLPL, encoded by the coding sequence ATGTATAGAAAAATAACAACACTGGTATCCATGATTTTCTTTTGTGTAGCTGTATATGCCGCGAATAGAGAGACCATTGTGACAGGAAAGATTACAGGTTGGACTGGAGGTAAAGCTACTGTCAGCTATCAGGAATATGCATTGCTCAGTGCGCAGCAGTCACAAGATGTGGAGATAGATGAAGACGGGAAGTTTCGATTCGAACTGTCGATAACGGGTCCAACCCGAGCCTTCTTGATGTTGGGGTCTACTCCAGTAGAAGAGCAGTTTACCTTGAAAAAGGGCGACGGCCAAGATACAACAATGACAACCAATACCAAGCGCCCGGAGATGGTATTTCTCTATCTCATGCCGAAAGCAAAACAGGACGTGCAGTTAACGCTGGGAGATATCCAAAATAGCTTACGTATCACTGGAAGGAATAATACAGATAGTTATTACCTCAATGCGGAAGATTGGCAGTTCAATCAGTATAAGGACAAGCACCTAAAAAATTATTTTGCGTACGTGCAATTCGATCCTGTACAATACGAGGTGTATGTAAAAGAGCGGGAAGGTCAGCGAATGGAATTTTTTAAGAAGTATGTTAAAGAGCATAAGGTAAGTACGCACCTACGGCATGTGTCGGAGTGGACCATTTATGCAGATGCTATCATGGCAAAGATGTTGTATCCAAACATGCGCCGTACTTATCGTAATGACAGTTTTGGGCCTGGAGATGGGTATTATGACTTCCTGCAGTCAGTTAAAATCGATGATACAAAAATGGATAAGGGAATTGCTTATTTTTATTTTTTAGATTACTATTTGAAAGAATCGTTCAAACAGAAGGGATCGAAAGGTGACTATTTCGATTTTGTAGCAGATCGGATTTCCGATCGGGCACTTTATGAGTATTATGCCTTTGCACTGCAGTCCAATTTTAAGCGAAAGTTGTATGAGAAATTTGGAACTAAATCGCCTTATCCGGATTTGGCAAAGAAGGTGAAAGTAAAGTACCAGCCTATGGAAGGAATGCTAGAGGGCAATCCGGCGCCGTCCGTGATATTGCAGGAGACAACAGGTACAACGCTGTCCTTCGAGAGTTGGCGGGGAAAGTATATCTATATTGATTTGTGGGCTACATGGTGTGGTCCTTGTATAGCGGAAATCCCGTCTTTGAAAAAGCTTGAACATGATTACATGGATAAGAATATCGTTTTTGTCAGTATTTCCACCGATCGACAAAAAGACCGACAGAAATGGGTGGACTTCGTGAAAAATGAAAAACTCGAAGGTGTGCAGGTATGGTTGGATGAAGCCAACAATAAGCAGATGGCGAAGGCATTTAATATTCTACAGATACCAAGATTTATCCTGTTGGATGACCAAGGTCGTATAGTGGATGCTAATGCGCCAAGGCCTTCTGATAAGCGGATACGAGATATATTCGACAAACTTCCGCTGTAG
- a CDS encoding RagB/SusD family nutrient uptake outer membrane protein, translated as MKILKYITIGVLGLSLTACESYLDVGEPRDETPAALAFSDDKIATASVTGVYSRMNQLNYQFANVLSMILPAMEADEFAYAIASAPFDEFKNNGVLPSNQYVSTLWTQPYQYIAQANMCIAGLEASAGLAVNVKNQLIGEAKFIRAFCYFYLVNNFGDVPLILGIDVNENNVKPRTPQAEVYASIIEDLKDAKAKLFDKYPNAEKVDAGGERIRPNKGAASALLARAYLYNKQWDLAEQEATVVINNPHYELLPTGELKDIFKKNNTEAIWQIQAVNTGGGRNTWEGFLLIPANLVNGSVLFRMVPNYLYDAFESGDERDEQWVGKITTAAGVTHKFPHKYKVRFGVTPTAEYTMVLRLGEQYLIRAEARYNLKKYSEAQGDINTIRERAGLEALSLGANDAAVRKAFEQERRVELFGEWGHRWYDLRRWPSETGTAGKTRADDILPALKPSWQSKAIYLPIPTSAINLNPNLTQN; from the coding sequence ATGAAAATATTGAAATATATAACGATTGGTGTATTGGGATTATCTCTTACGGCTTGTGAAAGCTATTTAGATGTAGGAGAGCCTCGAGATGAAACTCCTGCAGCATTGGCTTTTTCCGATGACAAGATTGCAACGGCATCGGTAACTGGGGTATATTCACGAATGAATCAACTTAACTATCAGTTTGCTAATGTTCTGTCCATGATTCTCCCAGCTATGGAGGCCGACGAATTTGCATATGCGATAGCCTCGGCACCTTTTGATGAGTTCAAGAACAATGGGGTATTGCCTTCCAATCAATATGTGAGTACCCTTTGGACGCAACCTTACCAATATATTGCACAAGCCAATATGTGTATAGCTGGACTGGAAGCTTCAGCAGGGCTAGCGGTCAATGTGAAGAACCAACTGATTGGAGAAGCTAAGTTTATTCGGGCTTTCTGTTATTTCTATTTGGTCAACAATTTTGGGGATGTGCCCTTGATATTGGGAATCGACGTAAATGAAAACAATGTAAAGCCGCGTACCCCTCAGGCGGAGGTATACGCCTCCATCATTGAGGATCTCAAGGATGCAAAGGCTAAATTATTTGATAAGTATCCCAATGCTGAAAAAGTAGACGCTGGAGGCGAACGCATCCGACCCAATAAAGGTGCGGCATCTGCCTTACTAGCCAGAGCATATCTGTATAACAAACAGTGGGATTTAGCGGAGCAGGAGGCTACAGTGGTTATCAATAACCCCCATTACGAGCTATTGCCTACCGGAGAATTAAAAGATATCTTCAAAAAAAACAATACGGAAGCCATCTGGCAAATCCAAGCTGTGAATACCGGTGGAGGACGTAATACTTGGGAAGGGTTCTTATTAATCCCTGCCAATTTGGTCAACGGGTCGGTTTTATTTCGTATGGTACCCAACTATCTGTATGATGCCTTTGAAAGCGGTGACGAGCGGGACGAACAATGGGTAGGTAAGATTACAACAGCCGCTGGCGTAACCCATAAATTTCCACATAAATATAAAGTTCGCTTTGGGGTAACTCCTACAGCTGAGTATACAATGGTGTTGCGTTTGGGTGAGCAGTACTTGATTCGTGCTGAAGCGCGCTATAATCTTAAAAAATACAGTGAGGCCCAAGGTGATATCAATACCATACGCGAGCGAGCAGGATTAGAGGCACTCTCATTGGGAGCGAATGATGCAGCGGTGCGGAAGGCATTCGAACAAGAGCGTCGTGTTGAACTATTTGGTGAATGGGGACATCGTTGGTACGACTTGCGGAGATGGCCAAGTGAAACGGGTACTGCAGGTAAGACAAGAGCAGACGATATTTTACCTGCTTTGAAACCTAGCTGGCAATCGAAAGCAATTTATCTTCCGATACCGACGTCGGCTATTAATCTAAATCCTAATCTAACTCAGAATTAG
- a CDS encoding SusC/RagA family TonB-linked outer membrane protein, whose amino-acid sequence MKISSLALLLTWFATVVAAESSAQNLAEIKASLPSGTITLKEALKQLQKQTEIRFTYVSNDINNYKQAEVGKSSTNVAKILEDLLGNTGLAYQQVGKTVIIKRKGESNTKVGQPETLKTAVQQERQVRILDENGKPLAGVTIRIKGTNRVTSTDQSGAFSVAVGGLPTLVISYVGYKTKEIQLTASVSEIMLEQDFGNLDVVTVIAYGTSSKRVSTGSTSSITSEEISRAPVNNPLEALQGRIAGLDISSSNGLPGSSFNVRLRGLNSIAANNSPLYIVDGVPFISESLNMFSGDNGQQSPIAGINPGDIERIDVLKDADATAIYGSRGANGVILITTKKGKTGNTRVNFNAYTGGGKVTNMVDMLSTAEYLELRREAFKNSNVVIGADVPDLSEWDPNTDQNWQKELFGGSSKLTEANVSITGGSESTNFMMSGTIRSENTVQPGDQGYKKGAGMLSVNHNSADGKFSASATANFTGDLNNALATDLSQYYNLSPNQPIYNPDGTLYWYGNTQNPYGLLQRKHETRNKTLLSSATLRYSPIQDLHLSATLGYNYATLNQIQMYPSTSFKPDQGSVAMSYLGNGTNSSYSIEPQARYSLQLSKGTLELLAGATWQQNVNDGTYFIGEGFSSDTQLSNIHAAVDIRSNGLRYSKYRYQAGFARATYNWENKYILNGTFRRDGSSRFGPDRRVGNFGSIGGAWVFSQETFVKEGLPFLSFGKLRSSWGVTGNDQIGNYGFMDTWSAPAYAYGGVSGLYPTRVANPLYSWETTRKLEFGVELGFLDNRMTLNVNRYLNKSDNQLILYLLSPQTGFEGYTANLPGVVENRGWEFELSSVNVKNQDFEWSTSANLTVSKSELVSYPGLESGSDKGRYSIGYPMDIVFGYKFTGVDPQTGIAQFADLNGDGELSADLDDMYVLGTRLPKFFGGLNNSFTYKNLNVSFLLQFVKQEGEQLNFGYSAPVALGSMTNFDVSMRDRWRQPGDITDIPRAAQNSTDPAYSSYNTYYRHSDALWGDASYIRLKNVMVSYDFTSLLSALKTQRISLYAQGHNLLTFTKYDGFDPETKGRALPPLKNYTVGIRFTY is encoded by the coding sequence ATGAAAATATCCTCACTAGCCCTATTATTGACTTGGTTTGCTACGGTGGTGGCAGCGGAGTCATCGGCTCAGAATCTCGCAGAGATAAAGGCTTCACTGCCTTCGGGTACGATTACCTTGAAAGAGGCCTTGAAGCAGCTGCAAAAGCAGACTGAAATTCGATTTACATATGTAAGTAATGACATCAATAATTACAAACAAGCAGAGGTGGGCAAGAGCAGCACCAATGTAGCCAAGATACTCGAAGACCTATTGGGGAATACAGGGCTAGCGTACCAACAAGTGGGCAAGACGGTTATTATTAAACGTAAGGGCGAGTCAAATACAAAAGTTGGACAACCTGAAACATTGAAGACTGCAGTACAACAAGAGCGTCAAGTCCGTATCCTAGATGAGAATGGAAAGCCTCTAGCTGGTGTAACTATCCGTATAAAGGGGACTAATCGGGTGACTTCCACAGACCAAAGCGGTGCATTTTCCGTGGCGGTGGGTGGACTGCCTACATTGGTAATTTCGTACGTGGGGTATAAAACAAAGGAAATCCAACTGACGGCCAGTGTGTCTGAGATTATGCTGGAGCAGGATTTTGGAAACCTAGATGTAGTGACTGTGATTGCCTATGGTACCAGTAGCAAGCGGGTGAGTACGGGATCTACATCGAGTATCACGAGTGAAGAGATATCTCGTGCACCCGTTAACAATCCATTAGAAGCTTTGCAAGGTCGTATCGCTGGTTTGGATATCAGTTCAAGCAATGGCTTGCCGGGTTCTTCGTTCAACGTTCGGTTGCGTGGTCTGAACTCGATTGCTGCTAATAATTCCCCCTTGTATATCGTGGATGGAGTACCGTTCATTTCGGAATCACTAAATATGTTTTCCGGGGATAATGGACAGCAAAGTCCAATAGCGGGAATCAATCCGGGCGATATCGAGCGAATCGATGTACTGAAGGATGCGGATGCTACGGCTATCTACGGCTCCCGTGGTGCGAACGGTGTTATTTTGATTACCACTAAAAAAGGAAAGACCGGAAATACTCGCGTTAATTTCAATGCATACACGGGTGGAGGGAAAGTCACGAATATGGTAGATATGCTAAGTACCGCAGAATACCTGGAATTGCGAAGAGAAGCTTTTAAAAATTCAAACGTAGTTATAGGTGCAGATGTTCCCGATTTGAGCGAGTGGGATCCGAATACCGACCAAAACTGGCAAAAGGAACTATTTGGCGGAAGCTCCAAATTGACGGAGGCCAATGTTTCGATTACTGGCGGATCGGAGTCGACCAATTTCATGATGAGCGGAACCATCCGTAGTGAAAATACGGTACAACCAGGCGATCAAGGTTATAAAAAAGGAGCGGGTATGCTGAGTGTCAATCATAATTCGGCAGATGGTAAATTTTCGGCAAGTGCCACCGCCAATTTTACGGGCGATCTTAACAATGCCCTGGCGACGGACCTCAGCCAATATTACAACCTGTCGCCGAATCAACCCATTTATAATCCGGACGGGACGCTTTATTGGTATGGAAATACCCAAAATCCGTATGGATTGCTGCAGCGTAAACACGAAACCCGCAACAAGACATTATTAAGCAGTGCAACATTACGGTACAGCCCGATTCAAGATTTGCACCTCTCGGCCACTTTGGGATATAATTACGCTACCTTAAATCAGATTCAGATGTATCCGAGCACTAGCTTCAAACCGGACCAGGGCTCAGTGGCTATGTCTTACTTGGGCAATGGTACTAATAGCAGTTATAGCATCGAGCCTCAAGCTCGATATAGTCTACAACTGAGCAAGGGTACCCTTGAGCTCTTGGCAGGAGCCACTTGGCAACAGAATGTCAATGATGGTACTTATTTCATAGGAGAGGGCTTTAGTTCGGATACCCAATTGAGCAATATTCATGCAGCAGTGGATATTCGCTCGAATGGATTACGCTACTCTAAGTATAGATATCAGGCTGGCTTTGCTCGTGCGACTTATAACTGGGAAAATAAATACATTTTGAACGGTACCTTTAGGCGTGACGGCTCGTCGCGTTTCGGACCGGATCGCCGCGTGGGTAATTTTGGCTCTATAGGTGGTGCATGGGTGTTTTCACAAGAGACGTTTGTCAAAGAGGGATTACCTTTCCTAAGCTTTGGTAAACTACGCAGTAGCTGGGGCGTAACGGGCAACGACCAGATTGGAAATTACGGCTTTATGGATACCTGGAGTGCACCCGCTTATGCATATGGAGGGGTGTCGGGATTATACCCTACCCGTGTAGCTAATCCTTTGTACAGTTGGGAAACGACACGTAAACTAGAATTCGGAGTAGAGCTCGGTTTCTTGGATAATAGGATGACCTTAAATGTTAATCGTTATTTAAATAAATCGGACAATCAATTGATTTTATATCTGCTTTCACCACAGACTGGTTTTGAAGGATATACTGCTAATTTGCCAGGCGTGGTTGAAAATAGAGGTTGGGAATTTGAACTGAGTTCCGTAAATGTGAAAAACCAAGACTTTGAGTGGAGTACTTCAGCTAATCTGACCGTTTCCAAAAGTGAATTGGTGTCTTATCCGGGATTGGAATCAGGAAGCGATAAAGGTCGATACTCAATTGGATATCCGATGGACATTGTGTTTGGTTACAAATTTACGGGTGTAGATCCGCAAACTGGCATAGCACAATTTGCCGATCTAAACGGGGATGGCGAATTGAGTGCTGACTTAGATGATATGTATGTGTTGGGGACCCGACTGCCTAAGTTTTTTGGTGGATTGAACAATAGTTTTACCTATAAAAATCTGAATGTAAGTTTTTTACTGCAATTTGTGAAGCAGGAAGGTGAGCAGTTGAATTTTGGTTATTCGGCGCCCGTAGCGTTGGGCAGTATGACCAATTTTGATGTGTCTATGCGCGATCGATGGAGACAACCAGGCGATATTACGGATATACCTCGCGCCGCCCAAAACTCTACTGATCCAGCTTATTCGAGCTACAATACCTATTACAGGCACTCTGATGCGCTATGGGGAGATGCTTCTTATATTCGGTTGAAGAACGTGATGGTGAGTTACGACTTTACCTCTTTGCTCTCGGCACTCAAGACCCAGCGTATAAGTTTGTACGCCCAGGGACACAACTTGCTGACGTTTACGAAGTACGATGGTTTTGATCCAGAGACAAAAGGCCGGGCTTTGCCACCTTTGAAGAATTACACGGTAGGTATTCGTTTTACTTATTAA